In Verrucomicrobiota bacterium, the DNA window ATTCGCGCCCAGCCACACGAAGTGATGATTGTATTGGTAATCCGGCGAAAACTTGACGTAGAAGCGCGCATAGACCGCGTCGGCGCCTGGCATGAACCATTTGATCGCGTCGCCGACATGGTTCTTGCCGCGTTCCATGCGCATCTCGACGCTCCAACGACCGGAGTTCGGCGCGTCCTCGGATCGTTTCCGATGCCGACATCGCCAGGATATTTCGCCGCGAGGCCCTTCTCGGATGCGTCTGGCTTCGACTTGGCCGGTTCAAGTTTGGCCAGGCGTTGCTGCGACACGCGGTCGATCCAGGTAGCCGGATAGACCTTTCGCAACCGCTCAAAGGCCGCAATGGCTTCGCCGGTCTTGCCGCGCTGTTGAAGTTCGCTGGCCTGCTTGAACTCCTCATCGCCCAGGGTCAGCGCCCGAGCCATGATGCGCCCGGCTTCTTGCCGGGTCAGGCCAATGGGCACCTTGTCCACCACCGGTGGTTGCGGCTCAGTGAGGATGTGGAAGGCTTCAGGTTTGCGCTCGCGGAAAAGGCGGGCGCGCATGTCCCGCTGCCAGTTACTGCTTGGTCCGCGGGATGGACGACAAAGCTCGTAGCGCAGAGTTGCACTCTGCCGTATCGCAGAATTGTATTCTGCGGGGCGTCTCCCAGTCCGAGCCCGCTGGGACTTGCCGGCGCCCTGCCGATTGGAAATCGGCGATACAGCAGATTGAAAATCTGCGCTACGGTTCTCCGGTCGATCTGTCGTCAATCCCACCGTCTGCACAGTAAAGGCGTCGCCGCCCTCGCGCTGGCCGCGAGGATTAATGTCCGCGATGGCCAGTCCGTCCGGACCTTCCGCCTGGGCAACTATTTTGCCCTGGGGCGAAATGATCATGGCGCCGCCGCCGCGATGAGCGACAACGAGCCAGATGAAATTCTCCGCTGCGCGCGCTCGCAACGCCTGGACGCCGATGTCTCCGTCGCCAATGGCCGCGCCGCCCATTGTGGGGAAAAAGATAATGTCCGCGCCCTGCAACGCGAGGCAGCGCGCGGTCTCCGGCATCACCAGGTCGTAACAAATGAGCAGACCCGCCGTGCCAAGATCCGGCGTTGGAAACACCGGGAACGCGCTTCCCCGCTGCCGCGCGCCCGCTTCCGACCACGTCGGACAAACCTTGTGGTAGCGGCCCATTTCTTTGCCGTCACGGCCGAGCAGAAACGCCGTGTTGTAAATCCCGCCGTCGCTCTCGATGGAGTCGCTGCACACGATGAGATACATGCGGTGGCCCGCGGCGGCGGAGCCCAGGCGTTCGAGCATTCGTTGGACCGCCTTCGGCAAGACCTCGCCGGCCAGGGTCTCGTTCGCGCCCAGCCAGTTTAGCAGGCTCAGCGTATCTTCAGGCAACGCGAGCGCATCGCATTTGGCTTCGCCCGCGCGATCGATGATGCGCTCCAAATCGCTCAAATTCTTGTCCACGGCAGTCAGGGCGGCGGCGGGCGGCAGGCGAAAATCGATCGTGCGTCGCGCGGCTTGCGCGGCCGCAACGCGAACGGTGTTTGCGGAAGGCGTGGGTTGCGGGTCAGAAGCAACTCCAACCTCCCGGAGGAACAACAAGGCTGCGAAGAAGCGCAGCCAACAGAATCCTGTCTTCATGCAACCGCAGAATGACCCAAACGCTCCGGTCCAACAATGCGCGAATACAGACCGCGAGGCAGATGGGAATTCCTTTAACTGGAGCAAACGGAGAGAACAGAGATACCGTCGGAACTACCAAACCTTGCGGTAAAGCTCGATGATCTCCGCAACAGAAGGCATGATCGGATTGTTTTGCGGACTGCCGCTTGCCAACGCGGCTTCCGCCATCGCGGGCAGCTTTTGGTCGAATGCTTCCTGCCTGGCCTTGATGAAATCTCGCAAACGTCCGATGCCCAGGCTTCCGTTCAATCGGGCAAGGTACTCGGGTAGTGTGGCAGCGGCTTCGTCGTCAGTGGTGGTGTCCGCCGCCGCGCCGACCCACCGCGCGACTTGCGCGTAACGCGGCACAGCGCCGCGAAGCGACCACTGCGTGATTTCCGGGAGCAGCAGCGCGTTGGACAGGCCGTGCGCCAGATGGAAGATCGCGCCGATGGGGCGGCTCATCCCGTGCACGAGGCAGACGCTGCTGTTCGCAAACGCCATCCCGCCAAGACAGGCCGCGAGCATCATCGCCTCGCGGGCGGGGCGATTTCCCGGTTCTTTCCAGGCGGTAAACAGATGCGA includes these proteins:
- a CDS encoding carbon-nitrogen hydrolase family protein; the protein is MKTGFCWLRFFAALLFLREVGVASDPQPTPSANTVRVAAAQAARRTIDFRLPPAAALTAVDKNLSDLERIIDRAGEAKCDALALPEDTLSLLNWLGANETLAGEVLPKAVQRMLERLGSAAAGHRMYLIVCSDSIESDGGIYNTAFLLGRDGKEMGRYHKVCPTWSEAGARQRGSAFPVFPTPDLGTAGLLICYDLVMPETARCLALQGADIIFFPTMGGAAIGDGDIGVQALRARAAENFIWLVVAHRGGGAMIISPQGKIVAQAEGPDGLAIADINPRGQREGGDAFTVQTVGLTTDRPENRSADFQSAVSPISNRQGAGKSQRARTGRRPAEYNSAIRQSATLRYELCRPSRGPSSNWQRDMRARLFRERKPEAFHILTEPQPPVVDKVPIGLTRQEAGRIMARALTLGDEEFKQASELQQRGKTGEAIAAFERLRKVYPATWIDRVSQQRLAKLEPAKSKPDASEKGLAAKYPGDVGIGNDPRTRRTPVVGASRCAWNAARTMSATRSNGSCQAPTRSMRASTSSFRRITNTIITSCGWARISARTNGPPSGRPASNRTALTIPRAWNPGLPGARIHLRAR